CACCCTGACCGCCGCCGGCCAGCAGTTCCGCACAGGGGCCGACGAGCTGATCCGCCGCATCATCCAGCTGCGCCGCGAGAGCCGCGAGGCGGGTGGGCAGGAGGCGGCCACCCTGCGCTTCGCCGCCACCCACGCCCTGTCCTTCACCTTTTTTCCGCAGTGGATGCGCGAGTTGGAGGGCGGGGCCAGCCTGGGGCCGATCCGGCTGATCTCCGACAGCATGCAGGCCTGTGAAGAGCTGATGATGCACGGCGAGGCGCAGTTCCTGCTGTGCCATCACCACACCGCCGCCCCCAGCCGGTTCGGCGCCCAGTTCCGTTCGGCGGTGGTCGGCCAGGACGCCCTGGCCCCGTTCACCGCGCCCGGCGCCGACGGCGGGCCGCGCTGGAGCCTGTCGGACACGGCCGAAGAGATCCCGTATCTCGCCTATAGCGACGAGTCGGGTCTGGGGCGGATCGTCGAGGCGCAGCGCTTCATCGATCGGATGCCGGGCCTGCGCACCGTGTTCTCGGCGCGGTTGGCGGCCAGCCTGGCGACAATGGCGCGCGAGGGCAGGGGCGTGGCCTGGCTGCCGGTCAGCCTGGTCGAGAGCGAGGTGGCGTCGGGACGTCTGGTGCGGGCCGGCGGCGTGGACCTGGAAGTGCCTGTCGACATCCGGGTGTTTCGTCCGACCGCGCGCCAGAGCCCGGCGGCCGAGGCCTTCTGGAGCGAACTGGCCGCCCACTAAAAAGAATGGGCGCCGACGGGGGGGAATGTCGGCGCCCACCTAGATCAGTGGTGGTGATGGTGCGTCGAAATACGACGCCCGGTTGAAAATATGCGGCGCAACCCCAATGATGACCAATGCCGATTGTGTTGCACGCTATGCGCGATCGGCATCGTTCTCAACTCTCGATGGCGTTGACTTCGACTGGAATCATCATTTTTGACAACTATCGCGCGACTGATCCGCCTGCTTCGATCTTGAAGGGCGTCTCGTCGGTCGAGGCCACCGTCGTCTTCGCGGTCGTCACCTTGGCGTTGCGCACCAGCATGCCGCGCTTGGCCTCGATGCGGACATTGCGCAGGGTCAGGCCGGCGATCGGGCGCTCGGGCAGGCCCACGGCGATGC
The window above is part of the Caulobacter soli genome. Proteins encoded here:
- a CDS encoding LysR family transcriptional regulator — translated: MELIWLEDFVALAETGNFSRAAENRHVTQPAFSRRVRALEDWVGAPLFDRATPGVTLTAAGQQFRTGADELIRRIIQLRRESREAGGQEAATLRFAATHALSFTFFPQWMRELEGGASLGPIRLISDSMQACEELMMHGEAQFLLCHHHTAAPSRFGAQFRSAVVGQDALAPFTAPGADGGPRWSLSDTAEEIPYLAYSDESGLGRIVEAQRFIDRMPGLRTVFSARLAASLATMAREGRGVAWLPVSLVESEVASGRLVRAGGVDLEVPVDIRVFRPTARQSPAAEAFWSELAAH